A genomic segment from Flavobacterium sp. 9R encodes:
- the htpG gene encoding molecular chaperone HtpG gives MTTGKINVSVENIFPLIKKFLYSDHEIFLRELISNGTDATLKLKHLTSIGEAKVEYGNPIIEVKIDKEGKKIHIIDQGLGMTADEVEKYINQVAFSGAEEFLDKYKDSAKDSGIIGHFGLGFYSAFMVAEKVEIFTKSYKDEPAAHWTCDGSPEFSLEPCDKTDRGTEIVLHVAEDSLEFLEESKIRELLNKYNKFMPIPIKFGTKTETLPKPEDAPEDYTAETVEVDNIINNPNPAWTKQPVDLKDEDYKSFYRELYPMQFEEPLFHIHLNVDYPFNLTGILYFPKLGADLQIQRDKIQLFQNQVYVTDNVEGIVPEFLMMLRGVVDSPDIPLNVSRSGLQADGAVKKISNYITRKVADKLKSLFNENRADFEAKWNDIKIVLEYGMLSEDKFYEKAGAFVLYPTVDDKYFTLEELKEAIKENQTDKDGKLVVLYAGNKEAQHSYIEIAKDKGYQVLLLDSPIIPHLIQKLESDNSGLTFVRVDSDHIDNLIKKEETAISKLSTEEQESLKTVVETIVPKQTYTVQLEALDSSAAPFIITQPEFMRRMKEMSQTGGGGMFGMGNFPEMYNLVVNTNSDLATSILNNEDKTVQENLVKQALDLAKLSQNLLKGEALTAFVKRSFEMIK, from the coding sequence ATGACAACAGGTAAAATTAATGTTTCAGTAGAAAACATCTTTCCTCTAATCAAAAAGTTTTTATACAGTGATCACGAAATCTTCTTGCGTGAATTGATTTCAAATGGAACCGATGCTACTCTAAAATTAAAGCACCTAACCAGTATAGGAGAGGCTAAAGTAGAGTATGGCAATCCAATCATTGAAGTTAAAATTGACAAAGAGGGAAAAAAAATTCACATCATTGACCAAGGTCTAGGAATGACTGCTGATGAAGTAGAAAAATACATCAATCAGGTGGCTTTTTCTGGTGCAGAAGAGTTTTTGGACAAATACAAAGATTCTGCTAAAGACTCAGGTATTATTGGACATTTTGGTTTAGGATTCTACTCTGCCTTTATGGTGGCTGAAAAAGTAGAAATCTTCACTAAATCGTACAAAGACGAACCAGCTGCTCACTGGACTTGTGACGGTAGCCCAGAATTTTCATTAGAACCTTGCGACAAAACCGACCGCGGTACTGAAATCGTGTTGCACGTAGCAGAAGATTCTTTAGAATTTTTGGAAGAAAGTAAAATCAGAGAGTTGTTGAACAAATACAACAAGTTCATGCCAATTCCAATTAAATTTGGAACCAAAACTGAAACGCTTCCTAAGCCAGAAGATGCTCCAGAAGATTATACAGCCGAAACCGTTGAAGTTGACAACATCATCAACAACCCAAATCCAGCTTGGACTAAACAACCTGTAGATTTAAAAGATGAAGATTACAAAAGCTTCTATCGTGAATTGTATCCAATGCAATTTGAGGAGCCCTTATTTCATATTCACTTAAATGTTGATTATCCTTTCAACTTAACTGGAATTTTGTACTTCCCAAAATTAGGAGCAGATTTACAAATCCAAAGAGATAAAATTCAATTGTTCCAAAACCAAGTTTACGTAACTGATAACGTAGAAGGTATTGTTCCTGAATTCTTAATGATGCTTCGCGGAGTAGTTGATTCTCCAGACATTCCGTTGAACGTTTCTCGTTCTGGTTTACAAGCTGATGGTGCTGTGAAGAAAATTTCAAACTACATCACTCGTAAAGTTGCGGATAAGTTGAAATCATTATTCAACGAAAACAGAGCCGATTTTGAAGCCAAATGGAACGATATCAAAATTGTACTAGAGTACGGAATGCTTTCTGAAGATAAATTCTACGAAAAAGCAGGAGCCTTCGTATTGTATCCAACGGTAGATGATAAATATTTCACACTTGAAGAATTGAAAGAAGCTATCAAAGAAAACCAAACAGACAAAGATGGTAAATTGGTAGTATTGTATGCTGGAAACAAAGAAGCACAACACTCTTATATCGAAATTGCAAAAGATAAAGGCTACCAAGTATTGTTGCTAGATTCTCCAATCATTCCTCACTTGATTCAAAAATTAGAATCAGACAATAGTGGATTAACTTTTGTTCGTGTGGACTCTGACCACATTGATAATTTAATCAAAAAAGAAGAAACTGCGATTTCTAAATTATCTACTGAAGAACAAGAAAGTTTAAAAACGGTAGTGGAAACTATTGTTCCTAAACAAACGTATACCGTTCAGTTAGAAGCTTTGGATAGCAGTGCAGCACCATTCATCATCACACAACCAGAATTCATGCGTCGTATGAAAGAAATGAGTCAAACCGGTGGCGGTGGAATGTTTGGAATGGGTAATTTCCCAGAAATGTACAACTTAGTGGTAAACACCAATTCAGATTTGGCTACAAGCATCTTGAACAACGAAGACAAAACGGTTCAAGAAAACTTGGTAAAACAAGCCTTAGATTTGGCGAAACTATCTCAAAACTTATTAAAAGGAGAAGCTTTGACTGCCTTTGTAAAAAGAAGTTTTGAAATGATTAAATAA
- a CDS encoding MASE1 domain-containing protein: MYKQAPNDYFLPSFLKSAPIKIALVAFIYNALAFISYQITVTPDNIAPIYTAAGFALASVLIMGRKTLIGIWIGSVVANMFSFWDTSQMLELPLISTVLSAVLVASGVTLGAALGAYFINLLNKGTYPLKTGWGVIIFLAISVFYSAICSLLGVSVISLFGLSAPNHFIFNWTTWWQGDFIGTIILTPFLTSWLYRYHIKIIATSLLEALALGLVTIFICVLVAFDHADDQYLLIIVLLWATFRFRIRGVSIIAALFALLSTIYGSLGYGSFAMTTPEASLTYINSFFGLSTMIALIMAGFYSDYLHKKLDKIKA, translated from the coding sequence ATGTACAAACAAGCTCCCAACGATTATTTCCTGCCGTCTTTTTTGAAATCAGCTCCTATAAAAATTGCACTAGTAGCTTTTATTTATAACGCCCTAGCTTTTATTAGCTATCAAATTACTGTTACTCCAGATAACATCGCTCCAATATACACAGCAGCAGGATTTGCACTAGCTTCGGTTTTAATTATGGGCAGAAAAACGCTAATTGGGATTTGGATTGGCTCAGTGGTAGCTAACATGTTTTCATTTTGGGACACCAGCCAAATGCTTGAACTACCCTTAATTTCAACTGTTTTGTCGGCTGTTTTAGTGGCTTCTGGTGTTACGTTAGGTGCCGCTTTAGGTGCGTATTTTATTAATCTTCTAAATAAAGGAACTTATCCTTTAAAGACAGGATGGGGAGTTATTATATTTTTGGCAATTAGTGTGTTTTATTCCGCCATCTGTTCTTTACTTGGAGTAAGTGTCATATCCCTTTTTGGTCTAAGTGCTCCAAATCATTTCATATTCAACTGGACAACTTGGTGGCAAGGAGACTTTATTGGAACGATAATCCTCACGCCATTTTTGACTTCTTGGCTATACCGTTATCATATCAAAATTATCGCTACTTCTTTATTAGAGGCTTTGGCCTTAGGATTGGTTACTATTTTTATCTGTGTTTTGGTCGCTTTCGACCATGCAGACGACCAATACCTTTTAATCATCGTTTTACTTTGGGCTACTTTCCGTTTCAGAATTCGAGGGGTTTCAATTATTGCGGCTTTGTTTGCCCTATTATCGACAATTTACGGAAGTTTGGGCTATGGTTCTTTTGCCATGACAACACCAGAAGCGTCATTGACGTATATTAATTCTTTTTTCGGGTTAAGTACTATGATTGCTTTGATAATGGCTGGTTTCTACTCTGATTATTTGCATAAAAAACTTGACAAAATAAAAGCCTAA
- a CDS encoding DUF2721 domain-containing protein has protein sequence MTLQIETPALLFSATSLILLAYTNRFLTLATIIRGLKKAYKEKENSMILLEIKNLNLRLTLIRYMQMAGVMSLFLSVFAMLLLYLNQQIAGIYLFGFSLLALLLSLGLSFWEINISVGALRLHLSDLTQKEKTKDYPANTIDK, from the coding sequence ATGACACTACAAATAGAAACCCCAGCACTACTATTCTCTGCAACTTCCTTGATTTTATTGGCATATACCAATCGTTTTTTAACTTTAGCCACGATTATACGTGGGTTAAAAAAAGCCTACAAAGAGAAAGAGAACAGCATGATTTTGTTAGAAATCAAAAATCTAAATTTGCGGTTAACACTAATTCGGTACATGCAAATGGCAGGCGTAATGAGTTTATTTCTATCTGTTTTCGCCATGTTATTGCTGTATCTCAACCAACAAATTGCTGGGATTTACTTATTTGGTTTTAGTTTATTGGCCTTATTGCTTTCCTTAGGATTATCATTTTGGGAAATTAATATTTCTGTCGGTGCTTTGCGATTGCATCTAAGTGATTTGACTCAAAAAGAAAAAACAAAAGACTATCCCGCTAATACAATCGACAAATAA
- a CDS encoding sodium-dependent bicarbonate transport family permease, whose product MNLDLLIENVTNPALLFFLLGIIAVYLKSDLEIPNNTSKFISLYLLFSIGFKGGQELAHSEINIDIFWSIIFGMAVSVLIPLYTFFILKKKFSIDNSGAIAAAYGSVSAVTFVTAISFLEMQGHSFSGHMVAVMALMEAPAIIVGVILIRMYSKKSATEQPSKLSEVIKHSFTNGSVLLIIGSLIIGLLASDKAALGIKPFTTDIFKGFLAIFLLDMGIVSGRKLGDFFKSGWFSFFFAIIIPLINGCIVAYLSQYITTDIGNRFIFAVLASSASYIAVPAAMKIAVPKANPGIFLPMALAVTFPFNITFGMPIYLSIVLAG is encoded by the coding sequence ATGAATTTAGACTTACTAATTGAAAACGTTACTAATCCTGCATTGCTTTTCTTTCTTCTCGGAATCATAGCCGTATACTTAAAAAGTGATTTAGAAATTCCAAACAATACCTCCAAGTTTATTTCTCTTTACCTTTTGTTTTCTATTGGGTTTAAAGGAGGGCAGGAGTTGGCGCATAGCGAAATCAATATTGATATATTCTGGTCCATTATATTTGGAATGGCAGTTTCTGTTTTGATACCCTTATACACTTTTTTCATCTTAAAGAAAAAATTTAGCATAGACAATTCAGGAGCTATTGCTGCGGCCTATGGTTCTGTGAGTGCGGTTACTTTTGTGACGGCGATTTCTTTTTTAGAGATGCAAGGTCATAGTTTTAGTGGACATATGGTCGCGGTTATGGCACTTATGGAAGCTCCAGCAATTATTGTGGGTGTAATCTTAATCAGAATGTATAGTAAAAAAAGTGCTACTGAACAGCCATCTAAATTATCTGAGGTTATTAAACATTCATTTACGAATGGAAGCGTATTGTTAATTATAGGTAGTTTAATAATTGGTTTGCTGGCTAGTGATAAAGCTGCTTTAGGAATCAAACCTTTTACAACAGATATTTTTAAGGGGTTTTTGGCAATATTCTTACTTGATATGGGAATTGTAAGTGGTAGAAAACTAGGTGACTTCTTTAAAAGTGGTTGGTTCAGCTTTTTCTTTGCCATCATTATTCCTTTGATTAATGGTTGTATTGTTGCTTACCTGAGTCAATATATTACAACAGATATTGGGAATCGCTTCATATTTGCCGTACTAGCTTCTAGTGCATCTTATATTGCTGTACCTGCGGCAATGAAAATTGCAGTTCCAAAAGCGAATCCGGGGATTTTCTTACCAATGGCTTTAGCAGTCACGTTCCCTTTCAATATTACTTTCGGAATGCCAATTTATTTGTCGATTGTATTAGCGGGATAG
- a CDS encoding L-threonylcarbamoyladenylate synthase translates to MNNTKDLTKAIQLLQKESVVAIPTETVYGLAGNIYSEKAIRSIFELKNRPMYNPLIVHLKSYTELEKVAANIPDKARLLAETFWPGPLTLVLKKQENISDLITAGKDTVAVRVPNHPVALALLNQLDFPLAAPSANPFGSISPTTAAHVANYFDSSLVHVLDGGACSQGIESTIVGFEEDQAVLYRAGATSIADIEAIVGPLKVFTKDDVAPVAPGMLSKHYAPSTSTIFSEDVEKILATITEKRVGVVSFCKEYNHPAIHYQKKLSSNGSLEEAASRLYATLHEMDAQPIDVIIVEKVPNEGIGVAINDKLLRASAV, encoded by the coding sequence ATGAATAATACTAAAGATTTAACAAAAGCAATACAATTGCTACAAAAGGAATCAGTAGTAGCTATTCCTACTGAGACTGTTTATGGTTTGGCTGGCAACATATATAGTGAAAAAGCCATCCGAAGTATTTTTGAGTTAAAGAATCGCCCAATGTACAATCCCTTGATTGTGCATTTAAAATCGTATACCGAATTAGAAAAAGTTGCTGCGAATATTCCAGATAAAGCGAGATTGTTAGCTGAAACTTTTTGGCCTGGGCCATTGACATTGGTTCTTAAAAAACAAGAGAATATTTCCGACTTGATAACTGCAGGAAAGGATACAGTTGCGGTTCGAGTGCCCAATCATCCAGTTGCGCTGGCACTTTTAAATCAGTTGGATTTTCCCTTAGCTGCTCCAAGTGCGAATCCTTTTGGCTCAATCAGCCCTACTACAGCAGCGCATGTTGCGAATTATTTCGATTCCAGTTTAGTCCATGTTTTAGATGGAGGAGCATGTTCACAAGGTATCGAGTCAACCATTGTTGGATTTGAAGAAGACCAAGCTGTTTTGTATCGAGCTGGTGCTACATCCATAGCGGATATTGAAGCAATAGTTGGGCCTTTAAAAGTTTTTACTAAAGATGATGTAGCTCCTGTAGCACCTGGGATGTTATCCAAGCATTATGCTCCTTCTACTAGTACAATTTTCTCAGAAGATGTTGAAAAAATACTTGCAACAATCACTGAAAAAAGGGTAGGGGTAGTGTCTTTCTGCAAAGAATATAACCACCCAGCTATTCATTATCAAAAAAAATTGTCAAGCAATGGTAGTTTAGAAGAAGCAGCCAGTAGATTGTATGCAACACTTCATGAAATGGATGCTCAGCCTATTGATGTTATTATAGTCGAAAAAGTTCCTAACGAAGGCATTGGGGTAGCCATCAACGACAAGTTGTTAAGAGCCTCAGCAGTATAA
- a CDS encoding DUF6671 family protein, which translates to MSWTTLNSFKGRQLVIATMHHKEQVMAPILEKGLGVICTTPKDLDTDSFGTFSGEITRVSDALTVARQKCLAAIVATDCDLAVASEGSFGPHPSAYFATADDELVVLIDRLHNLEIIGRAVSFKTNFAGKVVECEKDLLDFASQVDFPTHGLILRSSQESTEGMVKGILSEKVLLESFHTIQSKYHSVFVETDMRALYNPTRMEIISVATKQLVQNVQSLCPECQTPGFTITDVKTGLPCSWCGSATSSVLSHIYSCKKCSYTQEDWYPKHKKTEDPGFCNYCNP; encoded by the coding sequence TTGAGTTGGACAACGCTAAATAGTTTCAAAGGGCGTCAGCTTGTGATAGCCACTATGCATCATAAAGAGCAAGTGATGGCTCCTATTTTAGAAAAAGGTTTAGGTGTTATTTGCACTACTCCAAAAGATTTAGATACCGATAGTTTTGGTACTTTTTCAGGAGAAATAACTAGAGTTTCTGATGCCTTGACCGTGGCGCGTCAGAAATGTTTAGCAGCAATTGTTGCCACAGATTGTGATTTGGCAGTAGCCTCCGAAGGTTCATTCGGTCCTCATCCTTCTGCCTATTTTGCAACAGCAGACGACGAATTGGTTGTTTTAATTGATCGACTACATAATTTAGAGATTATCGGCAGAGCAGTAAGTTTTAAAACCAATTTTGCAGGGAAGGTTGTTGAATGTGAAAAGGATCTTCTCGATTTTGCCTCACAAGTAGATTTTCCGACGCACGGATTGATTTTGAGAAGTAGTCAGGAAAGTACTGAAGGAATGGTAAAAGGTATACTTTCTGAGAAAGTGCTATTGGAAAGTTTTCATACTATACAATCTAAATATCATTCGGTGTTTGTTGAAACAGATATGAGAGCTTTGTACAATCCTACCCGAATGGAAATCATTAGCGTAGCAACTAAGCAATTGGTTCAAAACGTTCAGTCCTTGTGTCCAGAATGTCAAACTCCTGGATTTACCATTACAGATGTCAAAACGGGACTGCCTTGTTCTTGGTGTGGGAGTGCAACATCCTCTGTATTGAGCCATATTTATAGTTGTAAAAAGTGTTCTTATACCCAAGAAGATTGGTATCCGAAGCATAAAAAAACAGAGGATCCAGGTTTTTGTAATTATTGTAATCCTTAA
- a CDS encoding LysR family transcriptional regulator: MNYTLHQLQVFLKVAQCQSITKAAEELHLTQPAVSIQLKNFQDQFEIPLTEIIGRKLYVTDFGKEIVLAAEKIINEVHAINYKMQAYQGKLSGRLKISIVSTGKYIMPYFLADFLKLHPDVELILDVTNKSKVIKSLERNEVDFSLVSILPETLTVNRIELMPNRLFLVSNSATEFPEKIYDKNILENIPIILREMGSGTRQSMEQFMLLNNLNVKKKLELTSNEAVKQAVIAGLGCSIMPIIGIKNEITTGNLQIIPVRGLPIQSTWNLIWHKNKNFSPIAKAYLAFLEEYKQDIIKSKFDWANSF, from the coding sequence ATGAACTATACACTCCACCAATTACAAGTATTTCTAAAAGTAGCACAATGTCAAAGTATTACTAAAGCGGCTGAAGAACTGCATTTGACACAACCCGCTGTTTCTATTCAACTCAAAAATTTCCAAGATCAATTTGAAATTCCGTTGACAGAAATTATTGGTAGAAAATTGTATGTAACTGATTTCGGGAAAGAAATTGTACTAGCCGCTGAAAAAATCATCAATGAAGTACACGCCATCAATTATAAAATGCAGGCCTATCAAGGAAAATTGAGCGGAAGGCTTAAGATTTCTATCGTCTCCACTGGAAAATACATTATGCCTTATTTTCTGGCCGACTTCTTAAAACTGCATCCCGATGTAGAATTAATTTTGGATGTAACCAATAAATCAAAAGTGATTAAAAGTTTAGAAAGAAATGAAGTCGATTTTTCTTTGGTTTCTATTTTACCCGAGACTTTAACCGTCAATCGAATAGAGCTAATGCCCAATCGCTTGTTTCTAGTTTCGAACTCAGCTACCGAGTTTCCAGAAAAAATTTATGACAAAAACATTTTAGAAAACATTCCAATTATTTTGCGAGAAATGGGATCAGGAACCCGACAAAGTATGGAGCAATTTATGCTTTTGAACAATTTGAACGTTAAGAAAAAATTAGAACTCACTAGTAATGAAGCCGTAAAACAAGCCGTCATTGCAGGATTAGGATGTTCGATTATGCCCATCATTGGAATAAAAAATGAAATCACTACTGGTAATCTTCAAATCATTCCTGTGCGTGGCTTACCCATACAGTCTACTTGGAATTTAATTTGGCACAAAAACAAAAATTTCTCCCCAATAGCCAAGGCCTATCTTGCGTTTTTGGAAGAATACAAGCAAGACATCATCAAAAGTAAATTTGATTGGGCCAATTCCTTTTAA
- a CDS encoding DUF1800 domain-containing protein: MKKEFLWSQRLGFSNQQALTIQKLGMERFLQQSFQASFNTSAPALLSDSPKSLEDLKKIRQTRKEDSEVGKELLKKEIQTSNELKAWWIDEMKTTEFPLREKMTLFWENHFVTAYQKVKVNYWIFQKNQLLRENAFGNFKTLTKKVMQTNAMVRYLDNVDNKKGKLNENLSRELLELFTLGIGNYSETDIKNGAKGLAGLGIGETTAMYRRFLEDNEPIEYLGKKGVLKLDEMVDAIFDHPKIPYLLTQKMLKWFLYDEPKQELVTYYGDYFRKVNFEIKPLLVKIFSEEYAKNDTGGSKIKNPLEYILLLTNELHTQRPQSSTIAFFLKQQGMDLFNPPNVKGWDGGKSWLTSQIYLQRNNVADLLCSGKSIPRPKQERENTLDKKQSLSISLEWNNTGTNKEIIKELTDRLLFTTDASLQQDLEKLLKYDFDPQSTGANNAVLRLFNAIIKSPEFQLI; encoded by the coding sequence ATGAAAAAAGAGTTTCTTTGGTCTCAACGACTAGGTTTTAGCAATCAACAAGCACTTACGATTCAAAAATTAGGGATGGAACGTTTTCTTCAACAATCGTTTCAAGCGTCCTTCAATACTAGCGCACCTGCATTACTTTCTGACAGTCCAAAGTCATTAGAAGATCTCAAAAAAATCAGACAAACCAGAAAAGAAGATTCAGAAGTTGGTAAAGAATTGCTAAAAAAAGAAATTCAAACCTCCAATGAATTAAAAGCTTGGTGGATTGATGAAATGAAAACAACCGAGTTTCCGTTGAGAGAAAAGATGACACTTTTTTGGGAGAATCATTTTGTTACAGCTTATCAAAAAGTCAAAGTCAATTATTGGATTTTCCAAAAGAACCAACTCCTTAGAGAAAATGCTTTTGGCAATTTTAAAACATTGACCAAAAAAGTAATGCAAACCAACGCAATGGTACGCTACCTCGATAATGTTGATAATAAAAAAGGGAAATTGAACGAAAACCTGAGTAGAGAACTCCTAGAACTTTTCACTCTCGGCATAGGCAACTACTCTGAAACCGACATAAAAAATGGAGCCAAAGGATTGGCAGGATTAGGAATTGGAGAAACCACTGCGATGTATCGTCGATTTTTAGAAGACAATGAGCCCATTGAATACCTTGGCAAAAAAGGTGTTTTAAAACTGGATGAAATGGTAGATGCCATTTTTGACCACCCAAAAATCCCCTATTTACTAACACAAAAAATGCTAAAATGGTTCCTTTACGACGAACCAAAACAAGAATTAGTGACCTATTATGGTGACTACTTCAGAAAAGTCAATTTTGAAATTAAACCTTTGTTAGTCAAAATATTTTCGGAAGAATATGCTAAAAACGATACTGGAGGTTCGAAAATTAAAAACCCATTAGAATACATTCTATTACTAACTAACGAATTACACACCCAAAGACCACAATCCAGTACTATTGCTTTTTTCTTAAAACAACAAGGTATGGATTTGTTCAATCCACCCAATGTAAAAGGATGGGACGGCGGAAAAAGTTGGCTTACCTCGCAAATTTACTTACAACGAAACAATGTTGCCGATTTGCTTTGTAGCGGAAAAAGTATTCCAAGACCAAAACAAGAGAGAGAAAATACATTAGATAAAAAGCAGTCATTATCTATTTCATTGGAATGGAACAACACAGGAACAAACAAAGAAATCATAAAAGAACTGACTGACCGATTGTTGTTCACTACCGATGCCTCTTTGCAACAAGACCTTGAAAAATTACTAAAGTACGACTTTGACCCTCAATCCACTGGAGCTAATAACGCTGTACTTCGGCTTTTTAATGCTATCATAAAATCACCTGAATTTCAACTTATTTAA
- a CDS encoding DUF1501 domain-containing protein: MNRRNFLALTGTFTGGTLILPQFLHAFGTQQLVTGNECVIFIQLNGGNDGLNTYIPYQDELYYHHRPSIGIAKQNVIAGNNGMGFHPALKDFAKMQQNGDLTVIQNVGYANPVRSHFRSQEIWQTAPTNQEYLSQGWLGRYLDLQCNDHQPTAGINIDTIDTLALKGEEPNSITVKDPNRFNSRNAAETKDQLSNNPQLDFVRKIANSVSEGADAIQDALKKSTPSEVSYPKTGLAKNLEWIAKLIKGNLNSKVYYTSLGGFDTHDNQLAIHQNKLSELNDAIFSCYSDLKKAQVLQNTTIVVFSEFGRRVKDNGKGTDHGTAAPLFVIGGTTKGKVLGKNPNLTDLDAGDLKYQIDFRSVYASLLQQKLAFEPTKIGIKNSPLQGLF, from the coding sequence ATGAACAGAAGAAATTTTTTAGCGCTAACAGGAACTTTTACAGGAGGAACATTGATTCTTCCTCAGTTTCTTCACGCCTTTGGCACACAACAACTTGTTACAGGAAATGAATGCGTGATTTTTATTCAGTTGAATGGCGGAAACGACGGACTCAATACTTACATTCCTTATCAAGATGAATTGTACTATCACCATCGTCCATCAATTGGAATAGCGAAACAAAACGTTATTGCTGGAAATAACGGAATGGGCTTTCATCCGGCGCTAAAGGATTTTGCTAAAATGCAACAAAATGGTGATTTAACGGTCATCCAAAATGTAGGATATGCTAATCCTGTTCGCTCTCATTTTAGAAGCCAAGAAATTTGGCAAACTGCTCCAACTAATCAAGAATACCTCAGTCAAGGTTGGCTTGGACGCTACTTGGATTTGCAATGCAATGACCACCAACCCACAGCAGGAATCAACATCGATACTATTGATACATTAGCATTAAAAGGCGAAGAACCCAACAGTATTACAGTAAAAGACCCCAATCGGTTCAACAGCCGTAACGCTGCAGAAACCAAAGATCAATTATCTAACAACCCACAATTGGATTTTGTTCGAAAAATTGCCAATTCTGTTTCAGAAGGCGCCGATGCCATTCAAGATGCTCTCAAAAAAAGCACTCCCTCTGAAGTTAGCTATCCAAAAACTGGCTTAGCCAAAAATTTAGAATGGATTGCTAAACTGATAAAAGGAAATTTGAATTCTAAAGTATACTATACCTCACTCGGAGGATTTGATACGCACGACAATCAATTGGCCATTCATCAAAATAAATTAAGCGAACTTAATGATGCCATTTTTAGTTGCTATTCCGATTTGAAAAAAGCACAAGTATTGCAAAACACAACCATAGTAGTGTTTTCTGAATTTGGTCGAAGAGTAAAAGACAACGGAAAGGGAACCGATCACGGAACGGCAGCACCGCTTTTTGTAATTGGTGGCACTACAAAAGGTAAGGTACTTGGAAAAAATCCAAACCTAACAGATTTAGATGCAGGCGATTTAAAATACCAAATCGACTTTAGAAGTGTGTATGCCTCTCTTTTACAACAGAAATTGGCCTTTGAACCAACGAAAATCGGCATAAAAAATAGTCCGCTTCAGGGTTTATTCTAA
- a CDS encoding DMT family transporter, producing the protein MTKNQVLKGVFLVGLGATSYGMLATFVKMAYDEGYSTPEVTTAQFVLGILGMLLINLFQKNKKGNTVVKATSKNIFQLIAAGTSLGMTSVFYYLAVKYIPVSIAIVLLMQTVWMGVVVEMAIDKKLPALKKIIAVIIVLIGTFLATNVIATTASLDWRGIALGLLAAASFTATMFTANHIANHISSAQRSLYMLLGGAIIVFGFALVTQVGPFQMGIFMKWGIVLALFGTIIPPLLMNAGFPLTGIGLGSIVSALELPVSVTMAYVLLNEDVNVVQWFGIILIIVAIIIMNTNSSKK; encoded by the coding sequence ATGACAAAGAATCAAGTATTAAAAGGAGTTTTTCTGGTAGGATTAGGTGCAACGAGTTATGGTATGTTGGCTACTTTTGTAAAAATGGCCTACGACGAAGGCTATTCGACTCCAGAAGTAACGACTGCTCAATTCGTACTTGGTATTCTTGGTATGCTATTGATTAATTTATTTCAAAAAAACAAAAAAGGAAATACGGTTGTAAAGGCGACTTCTAAAAACATTTTCCAACTCATCGCCGCTGGGACTTCATTGGGAATGACGAGTGTTTTCTATTATTTAGCTGTAAAATACATTCCTGTTTCTATTGCTATCGTACTGTTGATGCAAACCGTTTGGATGGGTGTAGTAGTAGAAATGGCCATCGACAAAAAATTACCAGCACTCAAGAAAATAATCGCAGTCATCATTGTCTTAATAGGAACTTTTTTGGCTACAAACGTAATTGCTACAACGGCTTCTTTGGATTGGAGAGGAATTGCCCTAGGTTTACTTGCCGCTGCATCTTTTACTGCTACTATGTTTACCGCAAATCATATTGCTAATCACATTTCATCTGCTCAACGAAGCTTATATATGCTGCTTGGTGGTGCCATCATCGTGTTTGGTTTTGCGCTAGTTACCCAAGTAGGTCCTTTTCAAATGGGAATTTTTATGAAATGGGGAATTGTTTTGGCTCTTTTCGGAACAATTATTCCTCCTTTGTTGATGAATGCAGGTTTTCCTCTTACTGGAATTGGACTTGGCAGTATAGTTTCTGCCCTCGAATTACCTGTTTCTGTAACAATGGCTTACGTTCTTTTGAATGAAGACGTTAACGTTGTTCAATGGTTTGGAATAATTTTAATCATCGTTGCCATCATAATAATGAATACCAATTCTTCAAAAAAGTAA